The proteins below come from a single Miscanthus floridulus cultivar M001 chromosome 1, ASM1932011v1, whole genome shotgun sequence genomic window:
- the LOC136470786 gene encoding glutamyl-tRNA(Gln) amidotransferase subunit C, chloroplastic/mitochondrial: MLSAAAASAIPRLRCATRPRLRRPSARTYWPRPLSSSSSHVTPAPAAGAGAGGLEPPDLTRLANAARISLSPQEAEEFEPKIRQLTDWFGQLQVVDLESIEPSLRAGTTADSSLREDKPETFDNRDAIVEAIPSYDDPYIKVPRVLNKE, from the exons ATGCtctccgccgccgctgcctccgccATACCCAGGCTCCGCTGCGCGACTCGACCGCGGCTGAGGCGGCCGTCGGCTAGGACTTACTGGCCGCGGCCGCTCTCATCCTCCTCCAGCCACGTAACGCCAGCGCCGGCTGCGGGTGCGGGGGCGGGGGGGCTGGAGCCGCCGGACCTCACCCGCTTAGCCAACGCCGCGCGCATCTCGCTTTCCCCGCAGGAG GCCGAGGAGTTCGAGCCCAAGATTCGGCAGCTCACGGATTG GTTTGGGCAACTTCAGGTAGTAGATCTTGAGTCCATTGAACCTTCGCTTAGAGCTG GTACAACGGCTGATAGTTCTTTGAGAGAAGATAAGCCTGAAACATTCGATAACAG AGATGCCATAGTGGAGGCCATTCCAAGTTATGATGATCCATATATCAAAGTGCCAAGAGTGCTGAACAAAGAATGA
- the LOC136462520 gene encoding probable E3 ubiquitin-protein ligase BAH1-like 1 isoform X3 has protein sequence MKFGATYEEYLRAEQDKFLGQCSHVEYKRLKKVLKKCRVGRSLQADGTNGDEQQEGSDESSNICECNSCTLCDEMFFTELNKEASEIAGCFRSRVQRLLHLHVPSGLQSCIWRFRQCFVDDQQIMVQEGRMLLNYVTMNAIAIRKILKKYDKIHGSVSGRDFKSKMQTEHIELLQSPWLIELGAFHLNCDDSSVDEPGAGGFFKNGFFKNFSCDLSGAQPLLTMTISETLKYEYSLTCPICLGNLLWKLCMLSLQGIFSPSSVCLNICVLILVSICDDFSTDNVYRTLCSTLVHLAVGICSAKPVHVVLLLSTSSRVSSRHLRRPSALYAERLVCLVVPCI, from the exons ATGAAGTTCGGCGCCACATATGAGGAGTATCTCCGGGCAGAGCAGGACAAATTCCTAGGACAATGCTCCCATGTAGAATACAAACGCCTCAAGAAGGTATTGAAGAAATGTCGAGTTGGTCGCTCACTGCAAGCAGATGGCACAAATGGTGATGAGCAGCAGGAAGGGAGTGACGAATCTTCAAACATTTGTGAATGCAACTCATGCACAT TGTGCGATGAGATGTTCTTTACAGAACTCAACAAGGAGGCATCAGAAATAGCAGGTTGTTTCAGATCTAGAGTACAAcgcctcctccatcttcatgtcCCTTCAGGACTACAAAGCTGTATATGGCGTTTTAGGCAGTGTTTTGTAGATGATCAGCAAATAATGGTTCAAGAAGGTAGAATGCTTCTCAATTATGTGACCATGAATGCTATTGCTATTCGCAAAATTCTCAAGAAATATGACAAG ATACATGGTTCTGTGAGTGGCAGAGATTTCAAGAGCAAGATGCAAACTGAGCATATTGAACTGTTGCAGTCACCTTGGCTGATAGAGCTTGGTGCTTTCCATCTCAACTGTGATGATTCGTCTGTTGATGAACCTGGAGCTGGAGGGTTCTTCAAGAATGGATTCTTCAAGAATTTTTCCTGTGACCTGAGTGGAGCACAGCCACTACTGACAATGACCATTTCTGAAACTCTGAAGTATGAGTACAGCCTAACTTGTCCGATTTGCTTG GGAAATTTGCTGTGGAAACTTTGCATGTTGTCCCTGCAGGGTATCTTTTCCCCCTCTTCAGTTTGCTTGAATATATGTGTGCTGATTTTAGTGTCCATTTGTGATGATTTTTCCACTGATAATGTGTACAGGACACTTTGTTCAACCCTTGTGCACTTAGCTGTGGGCATCTGTTCTGCAAAGCCTGTGCATGTGGTGCTGCTTCTGTCTACATCTTCCAGGGTGTCAAGTCGGCACCTCCGGAGGCCAAGTGCCCTGTATGCCGAGCG GTTGGTGTGTTTGGTCGTGCCGTGCATATGA
- the LOC136462520 gene encoding probable E3 ubiquitin-protein ligase BAH1-like 1 isoform X2, producing MKFGATYEEYLRAEQDKFLGQCSHVEYKRLKKVLKKCRVGRSLQADGTNGDEQQEGSDESSNICECNSCTLCDEMFFTELNKEASEIAGCFRSRVQRLLHLHVPSGLQSCIWRFRQCFVDDQQIMVQEGRMLLNYVTMNAIAIRKILKKYDKIHGSVSGRDFKSKMQTEHIELLQSPWLIELGAFHLNCDDSSVDEPGAGGFFKNGFFKNFSCDLSGAQPLLTMTISETLKYEYSLTCPICLDTLFNPCALSCGHLFCKACACGAASVYIFQGVKSAPPEAKCPVCRAVGVFGRAVHMTELELLLKRRDKDYFAQRLREERSVMVKQAKEYWDSQAMLSMGI from the exons ATGAAGTTCGGCGCCACATATGAGGAGTATCTCCGGGCAGAGCAGGACAAATTCCTAGGACAATGCTCCCATGTAGAATACAAACGCCTCAAGAAGGTATTGAAGAAATGTCGAGTTGGTCGCTCACTGCAAGCAGATGGCACAAATGGTGATGAGCAGCAGGAAGGGAGTGACGAATCTTCAAACATTTGTGAATGCAACTCATGCACAT TGTGCGATGAGATGTTCTTTACAGAACTCAACAAGGAGGCATCAGAAATAGCAGGTTGTTTCAGATCTAGAGTACAAcgcctcctccatcttcatgtcCCTTCAGGACTACAAAGCTGTATATGGCGTTTTAGGCAGTGTTTTGTAGATGATCAGCAAATAATGGTTCAAGAAGGTAGAATGCTTCTCAATTATGTGACCATGAATGCTATTGCTATTCGCAAAATTCTCAAGAAATATGACAAG ATACATGGTTCTGTGAGTGGCAGAGATTTCAAGAGCAAGATGCAAACTGAGCATATTGAACTGTTGCAGTCACCTTGGCTGATAGAGCTTGGTGCTTTCCATCTCAACTGTGATGATTCGTCTGTTGATGAACCTGGAGCTGGAGGGTTCTTCAAGAATGGATTCTTCAAGAATTTTTCCTGTGACCTGAGTGGAGCACAGCCACTACTGACAATGACCATTTCTGAAACTCTGAAGTATGAGTACAGCCTAACTTGTCCGATTTGCTTG GACACTTTGTTCAACCCTTGTGCACTTAGCTGTGGGCATCTGTTCTGCAAAGCCTGTGCATGTGGTGCTGCTTCTGTCTACATCTTCCAGGGTGTCAAGTCGGCACCTCCGGAGGCCAAGTGCCCTGTATGCCGAGCG GTTGGTGTGTTTGGTCGTGCCGTGCATATGACTGAACTCGAATTACTCCTCAAGAGAAG GGACAAAGATTACTTTGCGCAGAGACTGCGCGAAGAGCGAAGTGTGATGGTGAAGCAGGCCAAAGAATACTGGGACTCACAGGCAATGCTATCGATGGGAATTTGA
- the LOC136462520 gene encoding probable E3 ubiquitin-protein ligase BAH1-like 1 isoform X1, giving the protein MKFGATYEEYLRAEQDKFLGQCSHVEYKRLKKVLKKCRVGRSLQADGTNGDEQQEGSDESSNICECNSCTLCDEMFFTELNKEASEIAGCFRSRVQRLLHLHVPSGLQSCIWRFRQCFVDDQQIMVQEGRMLLNYVTMNAIAIRKILKKYDKIHGSVSGRDFKSKMQTEHIELLQSPWLIELGAFHLNCDDSSVDEPGAGGFFKNGFFKNFSCDLSGAQPLLTMTISETLKYEYSLTCPICLGNLLWKLCMLSLQGIFSPSSVCLNICVLILVSICDDFSTDNVYRTLCSTLVHLAVGICSAKPVHVVLLLSTSSRVSSRHLRRPSALYAERYVSNPTCCQTSFLFSLLVAVKRIFYLWYLPFVTCFL; this is encoded by the exons ATGAAGTTCGGCGCCACATATGAGGAGTATCTCCGGGCAGAGCAGGACAAATTCCTAGGACAATGCTCCCATGTAGAATACAAACGCCTCAAGAAGGTATTGAAGAAATGTCGAGTTGGTCGCTCACTGCAAGCAGATGGCACAAATGGTGATGAGCAGCAGGAAGGGAGTGACGAATCTTCAAACATTTGTGAATGCAACTCATGCACAT TGTGCGATGAGATGTTCTTTACAGAACTCAACAAGGAGGCATCAGAAATAGCAGGTTGTTTCAGATCTAGAGTACAAcgcctcctccatcttcatgtcCCTTCAGGACTACAAAGCTGTATATGGCGTTTTAGGCAGTGTTTTGTAGATGATCAGCAAATAATGGTTCAAGAAGGTAGAATGCTTCTCAATTATGTGACCATGAATGCTATTGCTATTCGCAAAATTCTCAAGAAATATGACAAG ATACATGGTTCTGTGAGTGGCAGAGATTTCAAGAGCAAGATGCAAACTGAGCATATTGAACTGTTGCAGTCACCTTGGCTGATAGAGCTTGGTGCTTTCCATCTCAACTGTGATGATTCGTCTGTTGATGAACCTGGAGCTGGAGGGTTCTTCAAGAATGGATTCTTCAAGAATTTTTCCTGTGACCTGAGTGGAGCACAGCCACTACTGACAATGACCATTTCTGAAACTCTGAAGTATGAGTACAGCCTAACTTGTCCGATTTGCTTG GGAAATTTGCTGTGGAAACTTTGCATGTTGTCCCTGCAGGGTATCTTTTCCCCCTCTTCAGTTTGCTTGAATATATGTGTGCTGATTTTAGTGTCCATTTGTGATGATTTTTCCACTGATAATGTGTACAGGACACTTTGTTCAACCCTTGTGCACTTAGCTGTGGGCATCTGTTCTGCAAAGCCTGTGCATGTGGTGCTGCTTCTGTCTACATCTTCCAGGGTGTCAAGTCGGCACCTCCGGAGGCCAAGTGCCCTGTATGCCGAGCGGTATGTGAGCAATCCTACTTGCTGCCAGACATCATTCTTGTTCAGTCTCCTTGTTGCCGTGAAACGTATCTTCTATTTGTGGTATCTTCCATTTGTGACATGTTTTCTTTGA
- the LOC136461580 gene encoding myosin-binding protein 7-like, whose product MDDDHDPDASPSPAAGERCPCCCCSSSSSAVPWRRSVKRKLGAEKGKESGEAGDDEAGPAARVEAEDECAALREAVAAAQSAASALRADVEEERLAAASAASEAMAMMLRLQREKAEVQMELRQFRRFADEKMALDAADIDQLRALLAQRARRLVRLRARLREYRLQFLHLGIPLPEGEGGDLVAQSAAEEEEDLLLLEGEDGYVDGDGGYYPELRCNDGEYYYEDGQEEEDAVALDLERRICRLEHDHKTRLLEPPLEEEQEEGTHLYTDEALPNLSGHERGGLYADEVLSEEDVEARSNLHNDDEELPESPTAGSGDREEASEADGVDSVSGSCSDRVYTIDKVHQGASAPIARVMDKYQGEAVEPDIKKLYMRLEVLEADRESMRQALVAMRTEKAQLVLLREIAQQLAKDGAPVGSGAGAGPGVHQSRRKHTVGIVERRFTEDKKAALVKTYSMVALFKWVLTLFGKKKKLSQSRYTFGLSSNNVGLLLLLDKCPRIQKTLTRTK is encoded by the exons atggacgaCGACCACGACCCCGACGCGTCGCCATCGCCGGCCGCCGGGGAGCGGTgcccgtgctgctgctgctcctcctcctcgtcggccGTGCCGTGGCGGCGGTCCGTGAAGCGGAAGCTGGGcgcggagaaggggaaggagagcggGGAGGCGGGGGACGACGAGGCGGGCCCCGCGGCGCGGGTCGAGGCGGAGGACGAGTGCGCGGCGCTgcgggaggcggtggcggcggcgcagtCCGCGGCGTCGGCGCTGCGGGCCGACGTCGAGGAGGAGCGCCTCGCCGCGGCCAGCGCCGCCAGCGAGGCCATGGCCATGATGCTCCGCCTGCAGCGCGAGAAGGCCGAGGTCCAGATGGAGCTCCGCCAGTTCCGCCGCTTCGCCGACGAGAAGATGGCGCTCGACGCCGCCGACATCGACCAGCTCCGCGCGCTGCTCGCGCAGCGCGCGCGCCGCCTGGTACGCCTCCGCGCGAGGCTTCGCGAGTACAGGCTGCAGTTCCTCCACCTCGGCATCCCGCTTCCCGAGGGCGAGGGCGGGGACCTCGTCGCGCAGAGCGccgccgaggaggaagaggacctCCTCCTGCTCGAGGGCGAGGACGGCTACGTCGATGGCGATGGCGGGTACTACCCTGAGCTCCGCTGCAACGACGGGGAGTACTACTACGAGGACGGGCAGGAGGAAGAGGATGCGGTTGCCCTCGATCTGGAGCGCCGGATCTGCCGCCTCGAGCACGATCACAAAACTCGCCTGCTTGAGCCACCCCTTGAGGAAGAGCAAGAGGAAGGCACCCACCTCTACACAGATGAGGCGTTGCCGAACTTGTCAGGGCATGAACGGGGTGGCCTCTATGCTGATGAGGTGTTATCTGAGGAGGATGTGGaagcaaggagcaacctccacaatgatgatgaagagcTGCCGGAGTCTCCTACTGCTGGAAGTGGTGACAGGGAGGAAGCAAGCGAGGCTGATGGTGTTGACAGTGTAAGTGGCAGTTGCAGTGATAGGGTATACACCATTGACAAGGTGCATCAAGGTGCGTCTGCGCCTATTGCAAGGGTCATGGATAAGTACCAGGGCGAGGCAGTGGAGCCAGACATTAAGAAGCTTTACATGAGGCTGGAGGTACTGGAGGCCGATAGGGAGTCGATGAGGCAGGCCCTTGTGGCAATGCGCACAGAGAAGGCACAACTTGTGCTTCTTCGTGAGATTGCGCAGCAGCTTGCCAAGGACGGAGCTCCAGTTGGGTCAGGAGCTGGGGCGGGGCCAGGTGTACACCAGTCGCGTAGAAAGCACACAGTTGGGATTGTAGAGAGGAGATTCACGGAGGACAAGAAGGCGGCACTTGTCAAGACATATTCCATGGTTGCCTTGTTTAAG TGGGTCCTCACTTTatttggcaagaaaaagaagctaTCTCAAAGCAG GTATACTTTTGGCTTATCAAGTAATAATGTTGGTTTGCTCCTACTCTTGGATAAGTGCCCACGGATCCAGAAAACCCTCACGAGAACAAAGTAA